The nucleotide sequence ATCTTATTTCCCTAAATTTGATTCTGCAATATAGTAAGCTGCCTTTTGCCCATTGCCAACTGATCTTTTCCAATTGCCAACTAAAAGTTTTTCTATAATTTTTATATATTCAATAAGCATTATAGCTGACGATCTTGTCCATTGCTTTTCTTTTTCTTGATTTTTGTTTATCTGTTGCCGGATAACCCACACTGATCATTAAAGGCACCCTTCTACGTAAGGGTATGTTCAGGGCTTTTTTTGCCTTTTTTTCATTGAGCCAGCCCAGCAAACAGGTGCCAAGACCTTCCTCTGTTGCCTGAAGACAAAAGTGTTCTGCCGCAATACCAATATCCATAAGCGGGTAATGTTTTCTTTTGATTTTGCTTCCGAATTCAGAGGTAACATTGGCCGGTTCCATGACAATGGCTATGATAACCGGTGCCTCATCGACAAATTTATTCATACCAAATGACATGTGTTTGGCTGCTCCGGCTACTTCCTTTTTCAGTTCTGGTTCATCCACTAAAATGAACTTCCACGGCTGGGCATTGCAGGCTGAGGGAGCCAAGCGTACAGCCTCCAGGCAGCGCTCCAGTTTCTCCCTTTCCACAGGGATCGGCGAATAATTTCTTGTGCTCTGGCGTATTTGTATCGTTTTCAGTATATCCATCGTATTCTTTTTAGAGGAAACGAATTTAATCATAATTATGCAATTTCAAGATATACCCACAAAGTTAAGTAGATTATATTTTTTTCGTGAAATGTCCGATTTTTCCAATACACGAATTAACTTATCCCGTAAATTAGTTGCCTATTAAATAACCTAAAAATTAAGGAGGATGGTATCATGTTAAAAACAGCTATAACCATTATGATCGTCGTATTGGTCTTTTCTGCCCTTTACGATCTTTTTCTTATCGCTTCACCTCAGACTGTCGGAGGAAGTACTCTTGAAGCGAGAAGTGAACTAATCCTGGATGATATCGATGAAGAGGGTGTTGCTGAAACCATCGTAATTTATACCCGGCATTTGGGTGTATTTGGTTTATGTATCACTATAAGTCTTTTCTTTATCCTGTTCAAAGGTTTCCGAAAGGGAGAACAATGGGCCTGGTGGGCAATTTTAATCGTGGGGTTAATTGCATGGGGTTTTGGTCTCATTACACAGATAGGTGAAGGAGATACTCTAAATATTATATTGCACCTGATTGGAATTATATTGTTCTTAGCCGGCATTATTCTACCGATAAAGGTATTTTTTGCTAAAAAGGCCTGATGATTTAAATTGTGGTAAATAAAGATGGATAATATAAGATGGACTTAAAAGAGATCAAAAACAGGAATGAGAAGGGATTATTGAAAAAGACCAATGTGGTTGGGGTGATGACCGGCTATAAGGTAAGCGGAGGACAAAAAACCGATGAATTGAGCATCGTATGTTTGGTAGAGAAGAAAATCCCGGAAAAGGAACTGAGGAAAAGAGACCTTATACCCAGCAAGATCAGTGAGAGCAGCACCGATGTCATACAGGTGGGTAAGTTAAGGGCTTTGCAAATAGACAAGAAAGCCAGGCACCGACCCTGTCCGATGGGAACTTCCGGCGGGCATTACATGATCACAGCAGGTACCAACGGAGAATTGCTCAGAGAAAAGAAAGAAGGCAAAACATGTATTGGAACCAACAATCATGTGGGGGCCAATTCAAATGATGCTGAGCCAGGGGATCCTTATCTGCAACCTGGCCCCCACGATGGAGGAACAGTGAGTAACGACACCATTGGAAGATTGCTGAGATTCGTGCCCATTGAATTTGAAGGGGAAACCAGTAAATGCACCTCTGCAAGATTTGCAGCCTGGCTTGTTAACATTCCTGCCAGGCTGTTCGGCAAAAAAACCCGTATGAAGCCNNNNNNNNNNNNNNNNNNNNNNNNNNNNNNNNNNNNNNNNNNNNNNNNNNNNNNNNNNNNNNNNNNNNNNNNNNNNNNNNNNNNNNNNNNNNNNNNNNNNNNNNNNNNNNNNNNNNNNNNNNNNNNNNNNNNNNNNNNNNNNNNNNNNNNNNNNNNNNNNNNNNNNNNNNNNNNNNNNNNNNNNNNNNNNNNNNNNNNNNNNNNNNNNNNNNNNNNNNNNNNNNNNNNNNNNNNNNNNNNNNNNNNNNNNNNNNNNNNNNNNNNNNNNNNNNNNNNNNNNNNNNNNNNNNNNNNNNNNNNNNNNNNNNNNNNNNNNNNNNNNNNNNNNNNNNNNNNNNNNNNNNNNNNNNNNNNNNNNNNNNNNNNNNNNNNNNNNNNNNNNNNNNNNNNNNNNNNNNNNNNNNNNNNNNNNNNNNNNNNNNNNNNNNNNNNNNNNNNNNNNNNNNNNNNNNNNNNNNNNNNNNNNNNNNNNNNNNNNNNNNNNNNNNNNNNNNNNNNNNNNNNNNNNNNNNNNNNNNNNNNNNNNNNNNNNNNNNNNNNNNNNNNNNNNNNNNNNNNNNNNNNNTTTGCTATGTTGATAAAAAGAAACCCGAAGAAGCGCTGAGAAAAAAAGATATCATCCCACGATTTCTGGAAGATATACGAACGGACGTTATAGAGTCAGGGGAGATGCGGGCGATGTGAAACAAGAATAAAAACCTTCTTTTGGGAACTCATTTGCTATGAAGGAATCGGAGATTAAAGCAATTTGGTCAACGGAGGGAAAAATTGCCTTCATTAAGATTATCATGGAAGTTTTAAAAAATTCTCCTGTGGGTAAGATACATCTGTTAGTAAATATATAAGTTGATTGAAAAAATGGGCATTTTATCATTTTTTTCTTCATATGGCCAGTTTTTACTATACATTATCAATTTAATTCCTTTTATTGTGTAAAATTGTAACTATTTGCTTTTCTGTTTCATTTTGAAAGAGAGAACCAACCCTGAGTCTATTTTTAATGAATGTTTGTTATTGATTTTCAATTTATTTTTATTCTAAACAGGAGATATCAAACAAATGGAAAATCCAAAAAAAGGAAAGTCTGAGCAGAAAAAACGTTCAAGCTTTCGTGACATTTGGCAACTTATCATCAAACTGATTGTTGCGCTTTTGGTAATTGTATGGTTCATAAAGGAATATTTGCAGAATGATGAGCTCAATGTGATCAGCCTGATCATTCTGCTTATTCTGCTTGCTTTCATTATTTGGCTGATTCTTCGCCAAAAACATGTTGTCATACTGCGATGTAAACTCATTGCACCTGGCAGCTGTGTTAAGGGAGATCCAAACATTATCGCGGGAAAGATTCTTGAGCCGGTGGTAGGAGATGCATATGGCTTGGGATTTAGCCACTACCTGCTCGAAGTGCGTGATCCCGGTGCCAATCTGCTCACGAATGTGGTTATCTATCCTGATGGGTCAGGAAATCCAGACACTTCGCTTTCACAGGGAAACCA is from Bacteroidales bacterium and encodes:
- a CDS encoding nitroreductase family protein, producing MDILKTIQIRQSTRNYSPIPVEREKLERCLEAVRLAPSACNAQPWKFILVDEPELKKEVAGAAKHMSFGMNKFVDEAPVIIAIVMEPANVTSEFGSKIKRKHYPLMDIGIAAEHFCLQATEEGLGTCLLGWLNEKKAKKALNIPLRRRVPLMISVGYPATDKQKSRKRKAMDKIVSYNAY